The following are from one region of the Alkalimarinus sediminis genome:
- a CDS encoding EAL domain-containing protein, with protein MPINTKLLNTALITSLKSVGLVWWVPLLLVTVLIPVNLFDHLLFHTLSELFAVSIAMISFVVAWNTYALSRNNHLMFLGVGYFWVGMLDLFHTLTFVGLPFFSISDANPTLQIWIIARYFEAFILLMAPLFIHRELRRGRVFLYCAAISVFALWAVLKGWVPVMHVASDGLQPIKIVSEYIIIAMLIGAIVAMWGERKNIDRRVLRLVDASIFLTIAAELCFTLYSDFQGLMIMTGHLLKLLSFWAIYVALIESSLKEPFRNLSREANTYDAIPDETVVIDFRGHVRQVNEAVREVTGLSTSQMIGRHCHDALHPANLTIEECDICRAIDSQLQLRNFEIFDLNNEQWFEFSLTNIRYRDELAGMVHVRRNITVRKQAQQKFTRLNRLYTVLSHSNKAILLAKSRADLFQRLCDIAVQQGRFRMAWVGIIQGSSVTPQSFAGDEKGYLNDIQMRVDQSELANGPVGRAAKLAEVCCVNDVAVDPDFEPWRKAALARGYRALAAVPLNFEGDVIGIFTIYSTLPNVFDDEMLNLLSTLSDDISAAILHLEHEQQRLIAEGKLRQLSQAVEQSSNSIIITNADGEIEYVNRSFSQLTGYSLAEVLGQTPKLFKSKETPSSVSKEIWDALLAGKEWNGEFQNRKKDGSLYWSLQSISPIKDEQGNVTHYLSTQEDNTELHAAQETIKKLAFYDPLTNLPNRRLLADRLDQAIASVKRYPNQLVAVMLFDLDNFKRVNDSLGHKYGDMLLQKVADIFVGLVREEDTVSRLGGDEFTVILRGIPNVEKIVDIATLFINRLANPIELMGNQVIIGTSIGIAVFPQDAADSDTLLRNADMAMYHAKAEGKHNFQFYKEEMNTKAQERLLLENKLRHAIESGHFVLHYQPQVDIKTKKLIGLEALIRWIDPIQGVISPLTFVPLAEETGMIGKIGDWVIRKACEENKRLQAFGFPEVKVAVNVSAYQFRHGDHLCRVIQESLAATELSPEYLSVELTESILIENVEDTICQLRRLKDLGITLAVDDFGTGYSSLSYLKRFPIDVLKIDQSFIRDILDDANDEAIVNAIIGMGRSLGLTVLAEGVETVAHRDYLLQQQCYYAQGYLYCKPKPAEELLECWQAGSLLL; from the coding sequence GTGCCTATTAATACCAAGCTTTTAAATACAGCGCTAATAACGTCTTTAAAGTCAGTGGGGCTCGTTTGGTGGGTTCCGCTGCTACTTGTGACTGTGCTTATACCTGTTAATTTGTTTGACCATTTGCTGTTCCATACTCTTTCGGAATTGTTTGCCGTGAGTATTGCGATGATCAGCTTTGTTGTCGCGTGGAATACTTACGCCCTTTCACGCAATAACCATCTGATGTTTTTGGGAGTAGGTTATTTTTGGGTTGGCATGCTCGACCTGTTCCATACTCTCACGTTTGTAGGTTTACCCTTTTTCTCTATTAGTGATGCAAACCCAACCCTGCAGATCTGGATAATTGCTCGCTACTTCGAAGCTTTTATTCTGCTGATGGCCCCGTTATTCATTCATCGTGAATTACGTCGTGGGCGAGTATTTCTCTACTGTGCTGCTATTTCAGTTTTTGCACTCTGGGCTGTACTAAAAGGCTGGGTGCCTGTTATGCATGTAGCGAGTGATGGTCTACAGCCTATAAAAATAGTGAGTGAATATATCATTATCGCCATGTTGATTGGCGCGATTGTGGCGATGTGGGGTGAGCGTAAAAATATTGACCGGCGTGTATTGCGTTTGGTGGATGCTTCAATCTTTTTAACGATTGCTGCTGAACTCTGTTTTACCCTCTATAGTGATTTTCAAGGCTTAATGATCATGACAGGGCACCTGCTGAAACTGCTCTCGTTTTGGGCTATTTATGTGGCTTTGATCGAGTCTTCTTTGAAAGAGCCCTTTAGGAACCTTTCACGAGAGGCAAACACTTATGATGCCATCCCGGATGAAACCGTTGTAATCGATTTTAGAGGGCATGTACGGCAGGTTAATGAGGCTGTGCGAGAGGTTACTGGGCTGTCAACCTCCCAAATGATTGGGCGCCACTGTCATGATGCGCTTCACCCTGCAAACCTGACTATCGAGGAGTGCGATATTTGCCGCGCGATCGACTCCCAACTTCAGTTGCGTAACTTCGAGATTTTTGACCTCAATAATGAGCAGTGGTTTGAGTTTTCGTTGACCAATATTCGATATCGAGATGAGTTGGCTGGCATGGTGCATGTCAGGCGGAATATCACGGTTCGTAAACAAGCGCAGCAAAAGTTCACCCGTCTGAATCGTCTTTATACGGTGTTAAGTCACTCCAACAAAGCGATTTTATTGGCCAAAAGTCGAGCTGACCTCTTTCAGCGCCTTTGTGATATCGCGGTACAGCAAGGTCGTTTTAGAATGGCTTGGGTAGGCATTATTCAAGGCTCCTCGGTAACCCCCCAAAGTTTTGCCGGTGATGAAAAAGGCTACCTCAATGATATTCAGATGAGGGTGGATCAGTCAGAGTTAGCAAATGGCCCAGTGGGGAGGGCTGCGAAGCTGGCTGAAGTATGCTGTGTCAACGATGTAGCTGTAGACCCAGACTTTGAACCATGGCGCAAGGCTGCTCTGGCGAGAGGTTATCGAGCATTAGCGGCTGTGCCGCTTAATTTTGAAGGTGATGTGATCGGAATCTTTACGATCTATTCGACACTGCCTAATGTGTTTGACGATGAAATGCTTAACCTACTCTCGACTTTGAGTGATGATATAAGTGCGGCCATTTTGCATCTAGAGCATGAGCAGCAGCGCTTGATTGCAGAGGGTAAGCTAAGACAGCTATCTCAAGCGGTAGAGCAGAGCTCCAACTCAATTATCATTACTAACGCTGATGGCGAAATCGAGTATGTGAACCGTTCGTTCAGCCAGTTGACCGGTTACTCATTAGCAGAGGTTTTAGGACAAACGCCTAAGCTGTTTAAAAGCAAAGAGACCCCTAGCTCGGTTAGCAAAGAGATATGGGATGCATTGTTGGCCGGGAAGGAGTGGAACGGCGAATTTCAAAACCGTAAGAAAGATGGCTCACTCTATTGGTCGTTACAATCTATTTCCCCCATTAAAGATGAGCAAGGTAATGTAACTCATTACCTATCAACCCAAGAAGATAATACAGAGCTGCATGCCGCTCAAGAAACCATTAAAAAGCTAGCCTTTTATGACCCATTAACAAACCTTCCTAATCGAAGATTGTTGGCTGACCGGTTAGATCAGGCGATAGCCAGTGTTAAACGTTATCCAAACCAGTTGGTGGCGGTAATGCTATTTGATTTGGATAACTTTAAACGAGTAAACGACTCTTTAGGTCATAAGTATGGTGACATGTTACTGCAAAAAGTGGCGGATATTTTCGTTGGTCTGGTGAGGGAGGAAGATACGGTTTCCCGCTTAGGGGGGGATGAGTTTACGGTTATCCTTCGTGGTATTCCCAACGTGGAAAAAATTGTCGATATCGCGACACTATTTATCAATCGACTTGCCAACCCGATTGAATTGATGGGGAACCAGGTGATTATCGGTACCAGTATTGGTATTGCCGTATTCCCACAAGATGCAGCAGACTCGGATACACTGCTGCGCAATGCCGATATGGCTATGTATCATGCAAAAGCAGAAGGCAAACATAACTTTCAATTCTACAAAGAAGAGATGAACACCAAAGCGCAGGAGCGCTTGTTACTAGAGAACAAGCTCCGCCATGCCATCGAAAGTGGACACTTTGTGTTGCACTACCAGCCGCAGGTTGACATCAAGACCAAAAAGTTGATTGGTTTGGAGGCGCTCATTCGTTGGATTGACCCGATACAGGGGGTTATATCGCCCCTTACATTTGTTCCCCTTGCAGAAGAGACGGGAATGATTGGTAAGATTGGTGACTGGGTTATTCGTAAAGCCTGCGAAGAGAATAAACGGCTGCAAGCGTTTGGTTTTCCAGAGGTGAAAGTGGCTGTTAATGTCTCGGCTTATCAGTTTAGACATGGTGATCACCTCTGTCGGGTCATTCAGGAGTCATTAGCGGCTACCGAGTTGAGCCCTGAGTATTTATCGGTGGAGTTAACAGAGAGTATTTTGATCGAGAACGTAGAAGACACTATCTGTCAGTTACGTCGATTAAAAGACCTCGGCATTACTTTGGCGGTTGATGACTTTGGAACAGGTTACTCTTCATTGAGTTATCTAAAACGGTTTCCGATTGATGTGCTTAAAATCGACCAGTCGTTTATTCGGGATATTCTCGATGACGCAAACGATGAGGCGATTGTAAATGCAATTATCGGGATGGGGCGCTCTTTGGGGTTGACTGTACTAGCTGAAGGCGTTGAAACCGTTGCTCATAGAGACTATCTGCTACAGCAGCAGTGTTACTATGCTCAAGGTTATCTATATTGTAAGCCAAAGCCAGCAGAAGAGTTGCTGGAGTGTTGGCAGGCAGGAAGTTTATTACTTTGA
- a CDS encoding MFS transporter, with the protein MKILPFNVWLLMAIGSIAMTAAPMVVFTGGFIGAALAPSSSLATLPVAVMVVGTAVAVVPVTFLMQKVGRKRAFLLGSIISAVGASSAALSIAEQNFWWFCSGIFLLGAGLAFVQQYRFAAMESVEPDEMASAAARVLLGGLIAAYVGPEISLGSKDLFSTPYVGGFVILAGLYVGCSVLILFYRQKTVVVSEQQQIGRDLSVIAKQPIFWAAILSAVVGYAVMSFVMTATPISMHIDMGHSLADTKWVIQSHIMAMFIPSFFSGWLIGRLGASKVMLAGVVAFVLCIIIAFVDQALMNYWLALILLGIGWNFLFVGGTSLLPHSYREGEQFKAQAFNEFCVFGFQAVASLSSGWVLYTFGWHALLLICVPLLLVVLLALYCWKQSKHKND; encoded by the coding sequence ATGAAAATATTGCCTTTTAACGTTTGGTTGTTAATGGCTATCGGTTCGATCGCGATGACCGCTGCCCCGATGGTGGTGTTTACCGGTGGTTTTATTGGGGCAGCACTTGCTCCCAGTAGCTCGTTAGCCACGTTGCCGGTAGCGGTTATGGTCGTAGGTACTGCGGTAGCGGTGGTGCCAGTTACTTTTCTTATGCAGAAAGTAGGGCGTAAGCGAGCCTTTCTGTTGGGTAGCATCATTAGTGCTGTTGGCGCATCATCCGCAGCGCTCTCAATAGCGGAGCAAAACTTCTGGTGGTTTTGTAGTGGCATATTTCTATTAGGTGCAGGCTTGGCATTTGTTCAGCAGTATCGTTTTGCTGCAATGGAGAGTGTTGAACCCGATGAGATGGCAAGTGCTGCAGCGCGAGTATTACTAGGCGGGTTGATTGCCGCCTATGTGGGGCCTGAAATTTCATTAGGTAGCAAAGATCTTTTTTCTACACCTTATGTAGGCGGGTTTGTTATTTTGGCTGGCCTGTATGTTGGTTGTAGCGTGTTGATCTTATTTTATAGACAGAAGACGGTTGTGGTTTCTGAGCAGCAACAGATTGGGCGAGATCTTTCTGTTATTGCCAAACAGCCCATATTTTGGGCTGCTATTCTATCAGCGGTAGTAGGGTATGCGGTGATGAGCTTTGTGATGACTGCAACGCCTATTAGTATGCATATCGATATGGGCCACTCCCTGGCCGATACCAAGTGGGTTATTCAGAGTCATATTATGGCGATGTTTATACCGTCCTTCTTCAGCGGTTGGTTAATAGGGCGTCTGGGGGCTAGCAAGGTAATGTTGGCGGGAGTCGTCGCGTTTGTGCTCTGCATCATTATTGCGTTTGTTGATCAAGCGTTGATGAATTATTGGCTAGCACTAATTCTGTTAGGTATAGGTTGGAACTTTTTATTCGTGGGGGGGACCTCTCTGCTCCCTCACAGTTACCGAGAGGGTGAGCAGTTTAAGGCGCAAGCCTTTAATGAGTTTTGTGTATTCGGCTTTCAAGCGGTTGCGTCGCTCTCGTCTGGCTGGGTGCTCTATACGTTTGGCTGGCATGCACTGCTGCTAATCTGTGTACCGCTTTTGTTAGTCGTATTGTTGGCACTATATTGTTGGAAGCAGTCTAAGCACAAAAATGATTGA
- a CDS encoding adenosylcobinamide-GDP ribazoletransferase — MIYPNWRKELNLFFTALMFLTRLPIPKWVEFKADYLNESSRYFPLVGLVVGGVAAIAYALFSILLGPLLAIIMSMALTIWMTGAFHEDGFADMCDGFGGGWEKEQILHIMKDSRLGTYGSVGLFLNLIIKMMALITLALTPSDNSDSVSVGIWMLSSGDYSGAVVVAFLVAHPLSRFFSITFIRRLDYVQDVDKSKVRPLASQLSNNGLLFAAASIALVLLLLNWMTVLTLLTLLWLMHMMFSRYLVNKIGGYTGDCLGAAQQLSEVMIYIVLCAFIT; from the coding sequence ATGATATATCCAAACTGGCGTAAAGAGCTAAACCTGTTTTTTACTGCACTAATGTTTTTAACCCGCTTGCCTATTCCAAAATGGGTTGAGTTTAAAGCAGACTACCTCAATGAATCTTCACGTTACTTTCCATTAGTAGGTTTGGTGGTCGGTGGTGTAGCGGCTATTGCCTACGCGCTTTTCTCTATTCTACTCGGGCCGTTATTGGCCATCATAATGTCGATGGCATTGACCATTTGGATGACTGGCGCGTTTCACGAAGACGGCTTTGCCGACATGTGTGACGGATTTGGTGGCGGTTGGGAGAAAGAGCAAATTCTCCATATTATGAAAGACTCTCGTTTAGGAACCTACGGTTCTGTCGGTTTGTTTCTAAATCTCATCATTAAAATGATGGCGTTGATTACATTGGCATTAACCCCTTCAGATAACTCGGATTCTGTGAGCGTTGGCATCTGGATGCTCTCCAGTGGCGATTACTCTGGCGCCGTTGTTGTGGCGTTTCTTGTTGCTCATCCGCTTAGTCGTTTTTTTTCGATAACGTTTATTCGCCGTCTCGATTATGTGCAGGATGTTGATAAAAGCAAAGTAAGGCCATTAGCGAGCCAACTATCGAATAACGGCCTATTGTTTGCGGCTGCTAGCATTGCTTTGGTTCTGCTGTTATTAAACTGGATGACGGTGCTGACGCTTTTAACCCTGTTGTGGCTTATGCATATGATGTTTAGTCGTTACTTGGTTAACAAAATCGGTGGCTATACCGGCGACTGTCTGGGTGCTGCTCAGCAACTATCAGAAGTCATGATCTATATAGTGCTATGCGCTTTTATTACTTAG
- the rpiA gene encoding ribose-5-phosphate isomerase RpiA produces MNQDQLKEAVAKAALDYIHPKLSEDSIIGVGTGSTANYFIDALATIKTSFDGTVASSEATAERLKSHGIPVYELNTVPHLEFYIDGADETNDRLELIKGGGGALTREKIVAAVAQEFVCIVDDTKMVDILGEFPLPIEVLPMARSHVARELVKLGGDPVYREGFVTDNGNIILDIHNMDLSAPISVEERINQITGVVTNGLFACRPANVLLMGTAEGVKTITAK; encoded by the coding sequence ATGAACCAAGACCAGCTTAAAGAAGCCGTTGCGAAAGCAGCCCTTGATTACATTCATCCTAAGCTATCAGAAGATAGCATTATCGGCGTCGGCACCGGGTCTACCGCAAACTACTTTATTGATGCTCTCGCCACCATAAAAACCTCATTCGACGGAACTGTTGCCAGTTCGGAAGCCACAGCAGAACGCCTTAAATCTCATGGCATCCCTGTTTATGAACTCAACACGGTTCCTCACTTAGAGTTTTATATTGATGGCGCAGATGAAACTAACGACCGCCTAGAACTGATAAAAGGCGGCGGTGGAGCACTCACCCGAGAGAAGATTGTTGCTGCAGTGGCACAAGAGTTTGTCTGTATTGTCGACGATACTAAAATGGTCGATATTTTAGGCGAGTTCCCGCTTCCTATTGAAGTGTTACCGATGGCAAGAAGCCATGTTGCCAGAGAGTTGGTTAAATTAGGAGGAGACCCAGTCTACCGTGAAGGTTTTGTCACCGATAACGGTAATATTATCTTAGACATCCACAATATGGACCTCTCGGCCCCCATTTCTGTAGAAGAACGTATTAACCAAATTACCGGTGTTGTTACTAACGGACTCTTTGCTTGTCGCCCTGCTAACGTATTGCTAATGGGCACTGCTGAAGGCGTCAAAACAATCACTGCTAAATAG
- a CDS encoding DUF2237 family protein codes for MSEFEMDKSVNVFGDPLISCSEDPITGFFRDGCCNTNDQDLGSHTVCIEATQAFLEFSRFKGNDLSTPMPDFGFPGLKAGDRWCLCAARWLEAHEQGMAPRVHLSRTHIKALEIIPLEVLKGYAADLN; via the coding sequence ATGAGCGAGTTTGAGATGGATAAATCGGTCAATGTATTTGGTGATCCATTGATTAGTTGCAGTGAAGACCCCATTACCGGTTTTTTTAGAGATGGCTGTTGTAATACCAACGACCAAGATCTAGGCTCGCACACTGTTTGTATCGAAGCCACGCAAGCGTTTTTGGAGTTTTCCAGATTCAAAGGTAATGACCTTTCTACCCCAATGCCTGACTTTGGTTTTCCGGGGCTTAAAGCAGGTGATCGTTGGTGTTTATGTGCAGCTAGGTGGCTAGAGGCTCATGAGCAAGGAATGGCGCCTCGCGTTCATCTCTCTCGCACCCATATTAAAGCACTGGAGATTATCCCCTTAGAGGTTCTAAAAGGTTACGCTGCAGATCTGAATTAG
- a CDS encoding helix-turn-helix domain-containing protein, producing the protein MAETSSIVTTLKRELKAHGLTYKDVSKALNIAESSVKRLFADKDFSLKRLDQICQLMNMEISDLLQKMEQDKRLISQLTLEQESLLVSDHKLLLVAVCVANRWTYDDILDVYQFSEHELVRLLAALDKFKLIELQPNNRVKLLLSTDFSWIKNGPINRFFDAEVQSNFFNSRFTGPGEARLFVTGMLSRASNEIMIRRMERLAQEFRQFNEEDQELPLDERFGSSIMIAMRPWELTVFEAFRKDNSKRF; encoded by the coding sequence TTGGCTGAAACCAGTAGCATTGTGACCACCTTAAAGCGTGAGCTTAAAGCCCATGGGTTAACTTACAAAGATGTCAGTAAAGCGTTAAATATTGCAGAGTCGAGCGTTAAGCGGCTATTTGCCGATAAAGATTTCTCCCTTAAACGGCTTGACCAGATCTGCCAGTTGATGAATATGGAGATTTCTGACCTGTTGCAAAAGATGGAGCAGGATAAACGTTTGATTAGTCAGCTTACACTTGAGCAGGAATCTCTATTGGTGAGTGACCACAAGCTGTTATTAGTAGCTGTATGTGTGGCAAACCGATGGACATATGACGATATTCTGGATGTTTACCAGTTTAGTGAGCATGAACTGGTGCGGTTACTGGCGGCGTTAGATAAGTTTAAGTTAATTGAGTTGCAGCCGAACAACCGGGTCAAACTTCTATTGTCGACAGATTTTAGCTGGATTAAGAATGGCCCAATTAACCGTTTTTTTGATGCAGAGGTACAGTCGAATTTCTTCAACTCACGTTTTACCGGGCCTGGTGAGGCAAGACTTTTTGTGACAGGGATGTTATCAAGGGCGTCCAACGAGATTATGATTCGAAGAATGGAGCGGTTGGCTCAGGAGTTTCGTCAGTTCAACGAAGAGGATCAGGAGCTACCACTGGATGAACGGTTTGGTAGCAGTATAATGATCGCCATGAGGCCTTGGGAGTTGACTGTCTTTGAAGCGTTTAGAAAAGACAATAGTAAACGCTTTTGA
- a CDS encoding YiaA/YiaB family inner membrane protein codes for MMIDEVQSNSQSWLFFVKASFAISLIAMAIGIFIIPVDMTVKGYLAICALFIVSSTITMSKTLRDDHESQRLINKLSEAKTQQIIKEYSDA; via the coding sequence ATGATGATCGATGAAGTTCAAAGTAATAGTCAAAGTTGGTTGTTTTTCGTAAAGGCCTCTTTTGCCATTTCACTAATCGCGATGGCCATCGGTATTTTCATAATACCTGTAGACATGACCGTTAAAGGCTATCTGGCAATATGTGCGCTCTTTATTGTCAGCTCAACCATAACCATGTCAAAAACCCTACGAGACGACCATGAAAGCCAACGTTTAATCAACAAGTTGTCTGAGGCCAAAACACAACAAATTATCAAAGAGTATTCAGACGCATAA
- a CDS encoding PspA/IM30 family protein: protein MNVMRKIATALRGSVRESAEVVIDANAIRIFEQEIVDAEQGIARSKQQLAYVMAERVQLERANSALRDQILSREQQIAKALVINDEVLASELAEDILEKEQIVNEQLIAVQNLTTRERNLTRKIQLSGQQIKTFRRELGIAKATASAQSASRLAGSHTNSVDTNIIDLTSSLQRIKQQQQRIDDTSDAIAAIENEIGDGALDKKVESAGLGTRKTDIQSILERVKKV from the coding sequence ATGAACGTTATGAGAAAAATTGCCACCGCACTTCGCGGATCAGTGAGAGAAAGTGCCGAAGTTGTTATTGATGCCAATGCCATCCGAATATTTGAGCAAGAGATAGTCGATGCAGAACAAGGTATCGCTCGCTCAAAGCAACAGCTAGCTTACGTAATGGCAGAGCGCGTTCAACTAGAACGAGCCAACTCAGCACTGCGGGATCAAATATTGTCTAGAGAGCAACAAATCGCTAAGGCTCTCGTTATAAATGATGAAGTTTTAGCAAGCGAATTGGCTGAAGATATTTTAGAGAAAGAGCAGATCGTTAATGAACAGCTAATTGCCGTGCAAAACCTCACCACACGCGAGCGAAATCTCACCCGAAAAATTCAACTATCAGGGCAGCAAATTAAAACCTTCCGTAGAGAACTCGGAATTGCCAAAGCAACAGCAAGCGCACAAAGCGCATCACGGTTAGCAGGCAGTCATACCAATTCAGTCGATACTAATATTATCGACCTAACATCATCACTGCAGCGCATCAAACAACAGCAACAACGAATAGATGATACCTCTGACGCAATTGCGGCCATTGAGAATGAGATAGGCGATGGAGCACTCGACAAAAAAGTTGAAAGCGCAGGACTCGGAACTCGCAAAACAGATATTCAGTCAATCTTGGAGCGGGTTAAAAAAGTATAG
- a CDS encoding TetR/AcrR family transcriptional regulator: MLDTKGKILSAACDIYLEHGSKGMSMRKVASKAGITPTAIYRHYDSKEALHHQVLMDGFRKFGSYLYPTIAGASPLEQLNQAADAFFRFATEQTRYYELLFLTMDSTNEIKVDKVLQREALATYQFIINSVKACMSAGILKDDNPEEVAMLLLSACNGFFGLYVSKKFEGTQQEMKAKYDRIYQRILRGLAA, encoded by the coding sequence ATGTTAGATACTAAAGGCAAAATACTGTCAGCAGCCTGCGACATCTATCTAGAGCATGGATCTAAAGGGATGAGTATGCGCAAAGTCGCAAGTAAAGCTGGCATAACCCCTACGGCTATCTATCGGCATTACGACAGCAAAGAAGCACTTCACCACCAAGTATTAATGGATGGCTTTCGTAAGTTTGGCTCTTACCTGTATCCGACTATTGCCGGCGCGTCACCACTAGAACAACTCAACCAAGCTGCAGACGCATTTTTTCGATTCGCAACAGAGCAAACCCGATATTACGAACTGCTTTTTTTAACCATGGATTCAACTAACGAAATAAAAGTTGATAAGGTTTTGCAACGCGAGGCGTTGGCCACCTATCAGTTTATTATCAACAGTGTAAAAGCATGTATGAGTGCGGGCATTCTTAAAGACGATAATCCCGAAGAAGTCGCTATGTTGCTGCTATCAGCCTGTAATGGATTTTTTGGTCTTTACGTTTCAAAAAAATTCGAAGGCACTCAACAAGAGATGAAAGCAAAATATGACCGCATCTATCAAAGAATTTTAAGAGGCCTTGCGGCATAG
- a CDS encoding acyl-CoA dehydrogenase family protein gives MKLLELPGNILFNKTVPATPSAEKKKVILNPKTESYDHLDKKSRELLKKTIAFFEERGKAKLKEDDHERTWYADFLAFAKKEKLFATFLTPKDYGNKDYRWDTFRNCALNEVLGFYGLAHWYTWQVTILGLGPIWISKNEAVKKRAAKLLKDGGIFAFGLSEKEHGADIYSSDMLLTRQEDGSYLANGSKYYIGNGNKAALVSTFGKLTDTDEYVFFVVDSQHQNYELVQNVVNSQNYVAEYKLNDYPIREEDILAKGREAWDMALNTVNVGKFNLGWGSIGICSHAYYEAINHASSRRLFDHYVTDFVHIKQLFTEAYARLTAMKLFAMRGVDYMRFANADDRRYLLFTPMVKMKVTTQGEEVMNELWDVIAAKGFEKNMYFEMAVKDIRALPKLEGTVHVNMALILKFMGNYFFKPAKFPEVPTMSEPANDDFLFNQGATKGLGKTRFHDYREVYDKVDLPNVNIFKKQIRLLKLLLVAGKPNKEQSKDFDFLLMLGELFTLVVYGQLILENAKIKGIEDDLVEQIFDFMIRDFSKFALQLSQKGCTTLVQQTICDRMIKRPKVDDARQTRVWENYAYAMKDQYAMNP, from the coding sequence ATGAAGCTACTAGAGTTACCCGGTAATATACTTTTCAACAAGACTGTACCCGCAACCCCTTCTGCTGAAAAGAAGAAGGTGATTCTCAATCCAAAAACCGAAAGCTATGACCACCTCGATAAAAAATCTAGAGAACTACTTAAAAAGACCATCGCATTTTTCGAGGAACGCGGTAAGGCAAAACTCAAAGAAGATGACCACGAGCGCACCTGGTATGCTGACTTCTTAGCCTTTGCTAAAAAAGAAAAACTATTTGCTACATTTCTAACCCCTAAGGACTACGGCAACAAAGACTACCGATGGGACACATTTAGAAACTGTGCACTCAATGAAGTTCTTGGCTTTTATGGGTTAGCCCACTGGTATACTTGGCAGGTAACGATTCTCGGGTTAGGCCCAATTTGGATTAGTAAAAATGAAGCCGTCAAAAAAAGAGCGGCAAAACTCTTAAAAGATGGGGGTATTTTTGCTTTCGGGCTATCCGAAAAAGAGCACGGAGCAGACATTTACTCAAGTGACATGCTCTTAACTCGCCAAGAGGACGGCAGCTATCTGGCAAACGGCAGCAAGTACTACATAGGTAACGGCAATAAAGCCGCACTGGTATCAACCTTTGGTAAACTGACTGATACTGATGAATACGTATTCTTTGTTGTTGATTCGCAACACCAGAATTATGAATTAGTCCAGAACGTTGTTAACTCTCAGAACTATGTCGCTGAGTACAAGCTCAACGATTACCCCATTCGTGAAGAGGATATTCTAGCCAAAGGACGCGAAGCTTGGGATATGGCTCTCAATACAGTAAACGTTGGCAAGTTTAATTTGGGCTGGGGGTCAATTGGTATCTGCTCTCACGCCTATTACGAAGCAATTAACCATGCCTCTAGTCGTCGCCTCTTCGACCACTATGTAACCGACTTCGTTCATATAAAACAGCTATTTACTGAAGCGTATGCCCGCCTTACCGCCATGAAGCTATTTGCCATGCGAGGCGTTGACTATATGCGCTTTGCCAACGCTGATGATCGTCGTTACTTGCTGTTCACCCCGATGGTTAAAATGAAGGTGACCACTCAAGGTGAAGAGGTAATGAACGAGCTTTGGGACGTCATTGCAGCAAAAGGTTTTGAAAAGAATATGTACTTCGAAATGGCCGTTAAAGATATACGGGCACTCCCCAAGCTAGAGGGGACGGTTCATGTCAATATGGCGTTGATTTTGAAGTTTATGGGCAACTATTTCTTCAAACCAGCCAAGTTTCCAGAAGTGCCCACCATGAGCGAGCCAGCCAATGACGACTTCTTGTTTAATCAGGGGGCGACCAAAGGTTTAGGTAAAACCCGCTTTCACGACTACCGTGAAGTGTACGATAAAGTTGACCTGCCCAACGTCAATATATTCAAGAAACAAATTCGCTTGCTCAAGTTACTGCTAGTGGCCGGTAAACCCAACAAAGAACAGAGTAAAGACTTTGATTTCTTATTGATGCTAGGCGAACTATTTACTCTGGTAGTTTACGGGCAATTGATACTGGAAAACGCCAAAATAAAAGGTATAGAAGATGACCTAGTTGAGCAGATTTTTGATTTTATGATTCGAGACTTCTCTAAGTTTGCCCTGCAACTAAGCCAAAAAGGGTGCACCACACTGGTTCAGCAAACCATCTGTGACCGTATGATCAAACGACCTAAGGTTGATGATGCGCGTCAAACTCGAGTATGGGAAAACTACGCCTACGCCATGAAAGACCAGTATGCCATGAACCCTTAA